Below is a genomic region from Vicinamibacterales bacterium.
TCGGATCCACCGGCGGGTGCGACTCCGCTGCCGTCACGTCTCCAGGCGAACGCCTTTCGCAGTCTAACTACCTGGTCCCTTGAAGCTGCGTGTTGATTCTCGGATCGCTCTCATTTCAGCGCCGCCGGCCGCCGCCGCGCGACGCACCTCCGCTCCGCGACGCGCCGGCGCTGCCGCGATAGCTGCCGGTACCGCTGGTCCCGCTGCCGCTGCGGTAGTTGCCATAGTCGGTGGTGCGGCTCGTCCCTTCGGTGCGGGCCCGCGAATCGCGATTCAACTGATCCATCGTGCCGCGGTCGACCGACGAGGTGCCGGTGGTCGGCCGGTCGGTTCCGGTGCGGCTCGACGAGGACGTCGGCCGATCGCCCGACGGCTGGTTCGGCGTGTTGTTCCAACCGCCGTTGTCGTACTTCTGCCAGGTGCCGTTGTCTTTGCGGTAGACGTTGCCGTCCTTGCCCGCGTAGACGTTGCCGCCCGAGCCGGCGGCCACGCGGCCGCCGTTGTCCCCCTTGCTGACCACGCCGTTGCCTTCACTCGACTGAATCGTGCGGGTCGTGTTGCCGGTTCGGTTGTTGGTGTAGCGGTTCGTCTTGGCCCAGTCGTCGCCGCGCTGTACGGAGGTCGATCCCCAGCTGCCGTAGACGTTCGATCCCTGGCGCGTCTGCGCGTAGGTGCCGGTACGAGGGTTGTACGCCTGCGCCACGCCGCGCGCGCCGTATGGACCGTAGGCCGCTGCGCCGCGGGCGTAGGTGCCGGTACGCGGGTTGTAGCGCGCGCCGACGCCGGCACCGCCGTACGGACCATACACAGCTGCGCTCCGGCCGTAGGCGCCGGTGCGCGGGTTGTACCACGCCGAATACCCGTAGGTGGAGAAGCCGCCGTAGTAGTACGGATAGCCGCCGTAGAAGCCGTAGTAGGGCGGATAGTAGTAGCCGGTGCCCCACACCATGCAACCCCACGCCACCATCATGCCGGTATAGCCGGCGGCGGCCGCGAACGTCACCCACTCGTCGTTATTGTCTTCGACGGTGACGTAGGTGACGTGATTCGCCGACGAGCTCGCCGGAATCTTGTAGATCTCCTGCGGCACCGTCGAAGCGACGGTCCACGGGCCGCTCGCCGACGTCGCGCTCTCGAACCACACGCCCTGGTAGCACATGTAGTACTTGCCGCCAATCAGGAACACGTCCTTGTCGGTGTTGACGGCGCGCTGGACCGTGGTCTGTTCGATTGGCTTGAAGTCGGGCTGGCCGCCCTGGAACGCGACGTCCGGCGCCTTCACATCCTTCTTGTTGACCCGCGCCGTCTGAGGAATCTGCGACACGAGGATCGCTTCGTTGGCCTCATCGGTGCCGGGCACCGAGGCGAGCACCCGCGAGCGCGGATGCTCGAGCGGAATCTTCTTGAAGTCGGGCGGCAGGTTGGGGGTCGCGAACGTCCACGGACCGGTGAAGTCGGGCGCCGAGAACCAGCGGCCGGTCACCAGGTAGTAGATCGTCCCCGTTTTGCCCGCGCGGAACACATCGCTGTCGGTGTTGCTCACCCACAGGAGGCTGGTGCCCTGGACCGGGTCGTACTTCGGTTCGCCGCTAAGGAGGAGCAGCTCACCGGGTTTCATCGTGACGAGGACTTTCGGCACGGCGTTCGCCGCCACCGTCTTGCCTGGGAGCGCCGCCTTCACGTCCTTCCAGTTCTCGTCGGCGGGAAGTTTCGAGAAGCTCCCCGGGAGTTTGCCGGCCGGAGTCCACGGGCCCTTCAGGTCGGTCGCTTTCAGCCAGCCGCCCTCGTTGAGCAGGTAGTAGACCTTGCTCGGCGCGTGCTGGAACAGATCCCAGTTCGTGTTGACCGCGAAGGTGAGGTCGTTCTCCTTGATCGGGCTCATGATCGGGTCGCCGTCGAGGTTGACGATCACCGCCGGCGTCTTGCTGAAGAAGATCGGCGGCGGATCCGCCTTCACCCCTTCGACGTTCTTCGGAATGATCGTGCTCTTGTCGATGTTGGCGAGCACGCGATCCAGCGCGATGACGCGCTCGTCGTCCGGCAGTCCCTTGTCGATCTCCTCGGTGATCTGGCGGACCTTGTCCTTGGCGAGGCTGCCGAAGTTCGCCTCGGTGATGTTGAGATTGACGAACTTGACGAGCCGATCGCTGACCGCGACCTTGGTGTCGGCTTCGAGCTTCACCGTGCCGAGCGCGGGCTTCTCGCTGGCCGTGGTGCGATAGGAGACCGCGCTGAAGGCGACCACATGCGCCTGCTTCTCCCACGACGAGATCTGCGGCTGGTACATGAGCATGCTGGCGCCGCCCGGCATGGCGACCGCGCGCGGCCAGCCGCCGTCGACTGGTGCAGCCGGCGCCGCGGCGGGCTTGGCACCGGCTGCGGCGGGTGCGGCCGTCGACTTGCCTGCCTGTGTGGTCGTCGCCGGCTTCGCGCTCGTCGCGGCTGGCGTCGTGGACGGCTTTGCGGCAGGCGTCTGGCCGGCCGGCGCTGCGGGCTTCGCGGCCGGTGCCTGCGCCGCCTGGAGAAGCGGCATCGCAGGATTGAGAATCAGCGTCAGGACGGCAAACGTGGCGGCGGCCGGCTGCCGGCGGTGAACATGTGTCATGGGGACAGACCCTTCCTGTATGCGGCAGAGCAGCGACCGTGCCGGCCGGCGCCCCGACGGAGAGGATCCGCCGGCCCCGCGGAACCGGCCTGATCTGACCGATCTCCCATCAGGCGCCGTGTCAGCATAGATCAGGACCCTCCGTGGAGCCGGAGGCGCTCCGGAATACCGGGTGGCCTGCTGCCGCGATCCCTGCCTGTTTCCGCCCAATTTCCCCACCCGGCGCGCGGCGCGGGCGTTGCACAGCCAATCAGATTCTGGAGTCGCCAGTATCGCAGCGCTCTTGACCCTTCCCCGCCCGAAAGGAACCGTATGCAGATGAGACGAGTTTTCGCCGGATTGGCCGTGACGCTCTTCATGGCCACCGCCGCGATGGCCCAGGACGTGACCTACGACTTCGCCAAGGACGCGAACTTCTCGGCGTTCAAAACGTACGCCATGAAAGAGGGCACGCCGGTCGGCCAGCAGCTGATCGACGATCGCATCGTCGCGGCGATCGACGACGCCATGAAGGCGAAGGGATTCACCAAGGCGACGAGCAATCCCGACGTCTTCGTCGTCTACCATGTCGCGTTCGACAAGCAGAAGGACATCTCGACCTTCAGCTCCGGCTACGGCGGCGGCTATGGGGCGTACGGCTGGGGATGGGGCGGCGGCTGGGCAGGCGGCACGACCACCACGCAGGTGCGCGACATCCTGAACGGCACGATGGTCATCGACATGGCCGACGCCAAGAAGAACCAGATCGTCTGGCGCGGCATGGGCACGAAGGAAGTCGACACCAAGGCCAAGCCCGAGAAGCGTGACAAGAGCATCAAGAAGGCCGTCGACAAGATCTTCAAGAACTATCCGCCGAAGCAGAAGGGCTGATATGCCGCGCCATCTTTCCACGTTCGTACTCGTGGCGGTGACCTGCCTGCCGGCCGTGTCGGCGGCGCAGGCCGCGCCGCCCGGATTGGCGTCTGCCGCGCAGAACAAGACGCTGAACCTGATCGCCTACGCCGAGCTGCTGCGATCGGATCTCCGCGCCGAGAAGGTGGCGATCATCACCGAGATGATGGAGTTCACCGAGGCCGAAGACAAGGCGTTCTGGCCGATTTACCGCGAGTACGACGCGGAGATGGCCAAGCTCGGCGACGAGCGCGTGGCGCTCATCGCCGACTACGCGAAGAACGCCGATCAGCTGACCGACGACGCGGCCGACAAGCTGGCCCGCAAGGCGCTCGATCTCGAAGACCGGCGTCAGGCGGTCAAGTCGAAGTACTACGACCGCGTCGCCGCCGTCCTGAAGGGGCGCGCCGCGCTCCGGTTCCTCCAGGTCGAGCACCAGCTCCTCCTGCTCACCGACCTGCAGATCGCGGCGGCGCTGCCGATCGCGTCGAAATGAAGGAGAGGGGATGACTCGACGCGCACTCTCGACGACGGCGCTATTCCTGCTCGCGGCCGGTGCGACGCTGTCGGCCGATCGGGTCCGGCTGCGCTCCGGAAAGATTGTCGAAGGGATGTTCATCGGCGCCGACAGCAAGTCGGTGCGCGTGCTGCTCGACGACGGCCGCGTCACCGAGGTGCCGATCGAGCAGACCCTGGCGGTCGAATTCTCGGCGCGCAAGCCGGCGCCGCCGCCGGCCGCCGCCCCAGCCCCCGCGGCAGCCGGACGAGCCTCGCGTCCGGCGCCGGCGCCGCGCGTCGTCGTGCCGGAGGGCACGCGCATCAACGTGAGGCTCACGCAGGCGATCGACGTCGACATCTCCTATGCCGGCCAGACCTTCAAGGCCGTGGTCGATGACCCGGTGTCGATC
It encodes:
- a CDS encoding DUF4136 domain-containing protein; amino-acid sequence: MRRVFAGLAVTLFMATAAMAQDVTYDFAKDANFSAFKTYAMKEGTPVGQQLIDDRIVAAIDDAMKAKGFTKATSNPDVFVVYHVAFDKQKDISTFSSGYGGGYGAYGWGWGGGWAGGTTTTQVRDILNGTMVIDMADAKKNQIVWRGMGTKEVDTKAKPEKRDKSIKKAVDKIFKNYPPKQKG